The segment CGACTACCAGTGGCTGCATGAGTACTGCCTGAACCGCTTCGGCTCGGCCCAGGCCCTGGAGGCCTTCCTGCCGCAGCCGCGCACGGCTGCGCAGTTGCGCGCCATCAGCGATGACCGCTACCTGTCGACCCTGGCACTGCGGGTGTTCCGCGCCGGGCTCAAGCACAGCCTGGTGGACGCCAAGTGGCCGGCCTTCGAGCAGGTGTTCTTCGGCTTCGACCCGGAAAAGGTGGTGCTGATGGGCGCCGAGCACCTGGAACGGCTGATGCAGGACGAGCGCATCATCCGCCATCTGGGCAAGCTCAAGAGCGTACCGCGCAATGCGCAGATGGTGCTGGACGTGGCGAAGGAGAAGGGCAGCTTCGGCGCGTTCATCGCCGATTGGCCCGAGACTGACATCGTTGGTTTGTGGAAGTACCTGGCCAAGCACGGCAACCAGTTGGGCGGGCTGTCGGCGCCGCGTTTTTTGCGCATGG is part of the Pseudomonas fakonensis genome and harbors:
- a CDS encoding DNA-3-methyladenine glycosylase I; protein product: MRDYQWLHEYCLNRFGSAQALEAFLPQPRTAAQLRAISDDRYLSTLALRVFRAGLKHSLVDAKWPAFEQVFFGFDPEKVVLMGAEHLERLMQDERIIRHLGKLKSVPRNAQMVLDVAKEKGSFGAFIADWPETDIVGLWKYLAKHGNQLGGLSAPRFLRMVGKDTFIPTDDMAAALIAQKIIDKPPTSQRDLALVQQAFNQWHAESGRPLCQLSVMLAHTVNH